Genomic DNA from Leptospira broomii serovar Hurstbridge str. 5399:
TGCATAACTATCCTGGACCTATGCAGCCTCATTGACTCGGAACAGAACTATTAATCCTTCGATTTCTAAGTCTATAATTTTTTAACGAATTCAGATCGGGGAATTCGATGCTTATCATACATCGAAAATCTTTTCGGATTGCCTCTTAGCGTACTTTAGGAAAAGAAAAGTGTCCAAGTACGACCCTCAAACTTTATTTTCAATACATCGGACTTAGAACCGGGAAACTTCTAGCATAAACGATGCGGGAAATCTTTGAATATAATAATTTGCACGTCTTTAATAAAACTCTATCGACGACCCTTGCATCGGGAGAACATTACTATCGAGATCCCGAAAACTCGTGTCGTAAATATGTTGCCTATCCTAGTTGTGGAACGGTGTCTGAAACACTTTTTCGACGACTGATCTCTTGCGACCAATTTGATAGTTTCGAAAATTTCGAATAATCCACAAGTTCCGGAATTCGGAACGTTATGGATCCCAGTGCACAGATCAATGATATAGTATCGAATTGAAAAGTTTTCAAATCGTCGATTCTATCTTCAAAAAATCGTAAGTATGTTTGAACCGCCAATTCCTTGTTCCTTTGAAATTTTAAATTTATATCATTGCCGTGATTATTTTTCTCCACATAAAGAGCCAGTCCCGCCTCCAACATAGCATCCGCTATCGCAGCTCTATGTAATACTTCGAATCTCTCCTCTCCGTTTCTAGGGATGAAGATCGGCGAGTCGTTGAGTAAATCGATATATTCGCAGATTACAAAACTATCAATAAGCGGTTCGCCGTTCTCCCTCAGTAAGACGGGAATTTTTCCGGCAGGATTTTTTTCCAGAAGAAAGGATCTCTTTTCATACGGATTCTCCTCAGTGAGTTTCAATGGTATTTCTTTTTCTATTGCGAAAATTCTGACTTTACGAGCGAATGGAGAAGTCTTAGTGTATAATAGTTCCACCGGACAAAAATATTTCCGTCTTCACTTATTGTCATCTAATAGAATATTTACTCGAGCAAAGGACGTTCTTAAACAGATATTTCGCTTAATTAAAATCGATAATCCAATTAACTCTACGACAAATCATCACGGTATAGAAACGACTATGGCATACAGCGAAACACTAGCGATCCGGATACGAGCGGCCTTAGCCCACCTACAAAATTTGGAAGAAAAGAAAATGTTTCGAGGAATATGCTTTATGTTAAACGACAAGATGTGCATTTGCGTATCAAACGATGAAATAATGTGTCGTATCGATCCGGATATATACGAGTCCGTTTTAGAAAAAAAGAAATGTCGGCCGATGATTCATAACGGTAAGGTAATGAAGGGATTTGTATACGTTAACGAGAAGGATATAAAATCAAAAAAAGAGTTTCAGTATTGGATCGATCTATCGCTTGATTTTAACGGTAGAGCAAAAGCCTCCCCTAAAAGAAAGAAGAAGAAGGCACTCGGCTTTAAGTTACCTTAGTCCGGTCGAGTTCGGAGAAAAAATTACTGCATGACCAGGTACGTTTTTTCGGGGGAACTCCAAAGTATGAATTCTAACAAAAAGGAAATAATCTTGGCGATAACGGACTATACATTTCATTAGCACCTCTATACTTTTCGTCCGTTCACTTGTCAAATGAGAGTTAAAAGAGGAGAAGAAGGGTGATATTCTGGAAATCTAATTTTTCGAATTAGAAGGGCCATCCAAGCAGCTTAAAGCGATCTATATTCACTATGATGCATTTCTTCTGCGGATAAAACGGAAGAATAGTCTCCATCCGGGAACGAGAAAAATATCGCTGAACGGCCAATTCATCCATACGTTTTTGCAATTGTGATTTCAACATTCCACCCAAACCGTCCCTGCGCAGTTGTCTTAGATCGACCAAACTAGTAGTTGCGATCGCCTTTAACCTATGTTCGGTCTGTGCAGCATTCAAGCTGTACCTGCCGCCGGCACAAATACCAAGCGATCCGAATTCTAAGTTTATCTAAACGCTTTCCGCTAGCGAAACTATGTCGGTCCGGGAAGTTTCATGAACCTTGAATTGCGATTTTAGCGTTATATCTGCATTTTTCAAAACATCAAGACAAAGCATGAAATCATCTATCCGAACGATCGGCAATAAATAACTACTCTAAACACGGGAAATTAAACGAACTCGAACGGAAGCCATATTTTTCCCCGCAAATTTCCGTCGAATCCAAGCAAAGTGAACTAACGTGAATAGGATAAGGATTCCGTCTAAATTCGGCAAAATGACTGCCTAAGCGACGTCCTGTTTCGAAATGATCGAAAAAGTAAACTCGATGAAGCTGAGAAACTAAGCCATTGTACTTATTAATTCGGATTTTATTTAAAAAAAATCCCGAACATGGGAAATTTTTTGAATTAAAAGAAGTGAATTTATTTCTGGTAAATTGCCTCGGATTCTAAATTCGAATTTTTCTTATGAAGACGGAATTATGGAAAATAACGATAGTGGGAGCCGCATTGATCCTTGCATCATTCTATTTTATTTCCGTTAAACCCAAAAGGATGTTGGAAGTTGACCGAATCGCCCCGTCCTTTCCGTTGAGTCTAAAGGGTGAAGCCGCCACCGATATACGGGATATTCTAATTGGAAAGGAGAATCTTATCTATTTCGGATATTTGAACTGTAAATCCATCTGCCACGGAACTTTAGCTAAATTGAAAAGCACACTTACCAGAAGAGCGGATCTACGTCTGATATTTATCAGCTTAGATCCGAAGAACGATTCGCAGAAACGTTTCAAGGAGTATTTCGCCGAGGACGAAAAACGATCCATCCTGATCCGTACGGAATCGATGGAACAATCGTTCGAACTCGCTAGACGTTTCGGGGTCCAGGCGTTTCCGAACGAACAATCGGGAGAAATAGATCATTCCGATTCGATATTGTGGATAAATTCCAAGGGACGAATTAAGGGCATTTTTTTGGAATTCAATAAGTGGTGGAATCTTGAAAGCGAAGACGAATTTATAAGAATATTAAAAAATAATCAAGACGAAAGAGAATAATAATTTAATATATTTATAATATTATAGGGTTGGATGCGAATCGGATCCCTTTTTTAAACCGGCACATAGATTGGACGGAATTGTTTGAAATTTTCAGTATTCGAATATGCAATCTCAAAAAAATAACCCGAAGATGGAAATTTTGGACAAACTTAAATTCAGAAATGAGAGGAAGGATCGTTTCTTTATTATCTACGATTGTTTAAGTCTAATTCCTTTTTTGAGGATCGGGAACTTGGGTATTCGTTCGAATACCTCGTCTTTGAAATTCGAATTCGAGAATCTAAAACGTGAATCCTGATTTTATAGAGGTACGATTTCGATGACTGAAACGATGCGACAATTCTTTATATCCGATCAATCGGCCTCCTTCCTGGATAGCTCTTACGATCCCGGACTGATCGTCCTCTCCGTCTTAGTCTCGATCTTTTCCTCATATATCGCGTTGCGGATGGTCGGACAACCCCTTCCGGAAAGCCTTCCGCCTGCGAGCAGATTTCTGATCCTGTTTGCGGCGAGCATTGCTTTAGGATGCGGAGTCTGGTCAATGCATTTCATCGGAATGCTTTCCTTCAAACTCTGTACGAATGTAACTTACGACCGAACACTTACTATCGTTTCCGTTCTCCCGAGTATCGTCGCGTCTATGGTCGCATTAACCTATGTAAGCCGCTCTAAGCTTCGAATCCGGGAGTTAATCATCGGAGGCGTTCTCGTCGGTTCCGGAATCGGATCAATGCATTATACGGGAATGGCAGCAATGCGTATGAACGCTTCCCTTCGATACGATCCTTGGATCTTCGCATTGTCCATACTAGTCGCCGTCGTACTTGCTATTCTTTCGCTTTGGATCCGTTTCGGGCTGCAGAGCCTCAGGCTAACTTCGCATTGGCCCACGCTTATATCAGGCTCCGTTATGGGCATCGCGATATCAGGAATGCATTATACTGGAATGGCCGCCGCCCGTTTTATCGGAAGTCAGGAAACCGTTACCCCGAATAACCAGACCGACCCGATGTTTCTGGCTTTGTCCGTATCTGTCATCACAATCGGCTTCACCCTATTTACCTTCTCAGTGAACGCTTTCTTTATGTATCGAAAGTTAGTGAACAATCTGAAGGAAAGCGAAGCTAGAATGAGGGCAATCATTTCAACCGCAGTAGACGGAGTGATTACGATCGATATCAACGGCAGGATTATCGATTTCAATAAATCTGCCGAGCGCATCTTCGGATATACGAATTCGGAACTCTTCGGAAAGAATATCCGAGAACTCATGCCGGAACCGTATCATTCGGGAGAGGGGACCTATTTAAAAAATTATATCAGAACCGGAACGACCAAAATTATCGGAACGGGGAGAGAAGCCCTAGGACGCAAAAAGGACGGTTCCATTTTTCCAGTGCGGTTGGCGATCGGGCACGTAAAGCTACCGAGAGAGGTGCTATTCGTAAGTTTTGTAACGGATATCAGCGAAAGAAAAATGATCGAAACTGCACTCAAGCAAAGCGAGCAGCAGGTAAGATCCCTTATCCAAAACATACCCGGAATCACATATCGATGCCTCTTTAACGAAGATCGGACAACTCTATATATGAGCGACGCGGTAGAATCCATGACCGGATATCCCGTTTCGGATTTTTTTCCTCCGAATCCGATCCGATCCTATAACGACATCATCCACCCGCAAGATCAGGCCGCCGTCTACCAAGCTGTTGAAGACGCCGTACGAGAAAAAAGGACCTTCGTATTGGAATACAGAATCATACATAGAAACGGAGAGATCAGGTGGTTTTGGGAAAACGGTAGTGCGATCTTCGGAAGTAACGGCGACATACTTTTTCTGGACGGAGTCATCTTGGACATCACCGAAAGGCACAATATGGAAGAAGACTTGCGGACGTCCAAAGAAAAGGCCGAACTCGCTTCCGTAACCAAAACTTCCTTCTTGGCGAATATGAGCCATGAAATCAGGACTCCAATGAACTCTATCATAGGATTTACTGAAGTTTTACTTTCCGGAAAATTGGAGAAGGATCAAAGAGCTCATCTAGAAACCGTAAAAGGTTCTGCGAAATCTCTATTAAGACTTTTGAACGATATCCTAAACACGGCTAAGCTCGAAAAAGGCGCTGTCGAACTGGAGTCCGTAGGCTTTTCTCTTTTTAGACTTATCGGAGAACTCAAATCCTTTTTAGGAATTAGCGCTATCAAAAAGCGCTTGGATTTCGAAGTAATCCAGGATCCGGAACTATCCGAATTCTATCGAGGAGATTCTCTTCGGATCCGTCAGATCCTGATCAACCTGATCGGAAACGCCATCAAGTTTACCGACAAGGGGAAGGTGACTCTAAAGATCGAAAAATCGGGAAAGGAACTTCATTTTTCCGTAATAGACACCGGCATAGGAATCCGAACGGATCGACTGGAAAGAATTTTCGAACCGTTTACTCAAGCGGATATCTCTACGACCAGACGATTCGGAGGCACAGGATTAGGAACGACTATCTGCAAGCAATTGACCGAACTCATGGGAGGAAAGATCTGGGCGGAAAGCAGACTAGGAGAAGGAAGCATATTTCACGTCCTGATTCCATTGCAGAAAATCGACGGTCCAAAAACGGAAATCAAAAAGTCCATTCGCCGAAATCTTCCCTCTTTGAATATTCTGGTCGTGGATGATATCGAACAGAATACGGAGTTAGTCGAATTGCTTTTGAACAACGAAGGACATACGGTTTCCTCGGCTTACAACGGAGAAGAAGCGCTTAAAAAAGTACTGTCTAACAAATTCGATCTGATACTGATGGACGTCCAGATGCCCGTATTGGACGGATTGCGGGCAACGAAGCTGATACGACACTACGAGATAGAGGAACACGTACCT
This window encodes:
- a CDS encoding glutathione S-transferase N-terminal domain-containing protein, giving the protein MELLYTKTSPFARKVRIFAIEKEIPLKLTEENPYEKRSFLLEKNPAGKIPVLLRENGEPLIDSFVICEYIDLLNDSPIFIPRNGEERFEVLHRAAIADAMLEAGLALYVEKNNHGNDINLKFQRNKELAVQTYLRFFEDRIDDLKTFQFDTISLICALGSITFRIPELVDYSKFSKLSNWSQEISRRKSVSDTVPQLG
- a CDS encoding MHYT domain-containing protein, encoding MTETMRQFFISDQSASFLDSSYDPGLIVLSVLVSIFSSYIALRMVGQPLPESLPPASRFLILFAASIALGCGVWSMHFIGMLSFKLCTNVTYDRTLTIVSVLPSIVASMVALTYVSRSKLRIRELIIGGVLVGSGIGSMHYTGMAAMRMNASLRYDPWIFALSILVAVVLAILSLWIRFGLQSLRLTSHWPTLISGSVMGIAISGMHYTGMAAARFIGSQETVTPNNQTDPMFLALSVSVITIGFTLFTFSVNAFFMYRKLVNNLKESEARMRAIISTAVDGVITIDINGRIIDFNKSAERIFGYTNSELFGKNIRELMPEPYHSGEGTYLKNYIRTGTTKIIGTGREALGRKKDGSIFPVRLAIGHVKLPREVLFVSFVTDISERKMIETALKQSEQQVRSLIQNIPGITYRCLFNEDRTTLYMSDAVESMTGYPVSDFFPPNPIRSYNDIIHPQDQAAVYQAVEDAVREKRTFVLEYRIIHRNGEIRWFWENGSAIFGSNGDILFLDGVILDITERHNMEEDLRTSKEKAELASVTKTSFLANMSHEIRTPMNSIIGFTEVLLSGKLEKDQRAHLETVKGSAKSLLRLLNDILNTAKLEKGAVELESVGFSLFRLIGELKSFLGISAIKKRLDFEVIQDPELSEFYRGDSLRIRQILINLIGNAIKFTDKGKVTLKIEKSGKELHFSVIDTGIGIRTDRLERIFEPFTQADISTTRRFGGTGLGTTICKQLTELMGGKIWAESRLGEGSIFHVLIPLQKIDGPKTEIKKSIRRNLPSLNILVVDDIEQNTELVELLLNNEGHTVSSAYNGEEALKKVLSNKFDLILMDVQMPVLDGLRATKLIRHYEIEEHVPRTPILALTASVFEEDRNSAKAAGMDGFISKPIDFNQMIEEITKVMNFSGPTLSLSKVAKSGTGSSSDFERAEELIRLLFNSFRKGYIEDKHMDELLSLISGEVEDTKLDELVSKIEQFEFEAAQRILQELTRSLGIKGVNQE
- a CDS encoding TfoX/Sxy family protein, yielding MAYSETLAIRIRAALAHLQNLEEKKMFRGICFMLNDKMCICVSNDEIMCRIDPDIYESVLEKKKCRPMIHNGKVMKGFVYVNEKDIKSKKEFQYWIDLSLDFNGRAKASPKRKKKKALGFKLP
- a CDS encoding SCO family protein, translated to MKTELWKITIVGAALILASFYFISVKPKRMLEVDRIAPSFPLSLKGEAATDIRDILIGKENLIYFGYLNCKSICHGTLAKLKSTLTRRADLRLIFISLDPKNDSQKRFKEYFAEDEKRSILIRTESMEQSFELARRFGVQAFPNEQSGEIDHSDSILWINSKGRIKGIFLEFNKWWNLESEDEFIRILKNNQDERE